The stretch of DNA TGACTGCACCACAATCAACCAAACAACAATTAGAGGTTTGGGGATATACAGGTAATTCAATCAAGATGATGCAAACAATTAAACATAAATTCGATCCCAATCAAATTTTAAATCCTGGTCGATTTGTCGGCGGAATTTAACAACTAAATTAATTAATAATTACCTAATGACTAATAATTTCGATCAAAAAAATCCCCCCAAACAAGAATTAATTGATACCTGTGTTCATTGTGGTTTTTGTCTTTCTACTTGTCCTAGTTATCGCGTTATTGGCAAAGAAATGGATTCTCCCAGAGGTAGAATTTATTTAATGAATGCGATCGCTCAAGGAGAAGCTGCGATCGATGATGCTACTTCTGAACATTTTGATTCGTGTTTAGGTTGTTTAGCTTGTGTAACTACTTGCCCTTCAGGAGTACAATACGATCAATTAATTGCTGCTACTCGTCCTCAAGTAGAAAGAAATCAACCTCGTAAATTATCAGATAGATTAATTAGAACTTTAATTTTTAATCTTTTTCCCTATCCTAATCGTTTAAGACCTTTTCTACCTTCTTTATGGTTTTATCAAAAATTAGGCTTACAAAAATTTGTTCGTCAAACCAAAATCCTTAATAAAATATCACCAAGATTAGCTGCGATGGAAGCAATTTTACCCACAATTACTGTTGATTCATTGCAAGATAATGTCCCAGAAATTATTCCCTCTCAAGGTAAACAACGCTATCGAGTTGGAATGATTTTAGGCTGTGTCCAAAGATTATTTTTTAATTCAGTCAATCAGGCTACTATTAGAGTTTTATCAGCCAATAGTTGCGAAATAATTATTCCTAAAACTCAAGGTTGTTGTGCTGCTTTACCTGCTCACCAAGGACAAGAAAATCAAGCCAAACAATTAGCTAGACAAATGATTGATAGTTTTGCTGATACTAAAGTAGATGCAATTATTATCAATGCTGCTGGTTGTGGACATACTTTAAAAGAATACGGTCATATTTTAGCAGACGACCCAGAATACAAAGATAAAGCTCAAGAATTTGCTAGCAAAGTAAAAGACGTACAAGAATTTTTAGCAACCGTTGGATTGACTGCCAAATTATCACCTTTAACTCAAGAAAAATTAAACATAGTTTATCAAGATGCTTGTCATTTATTACACGGACAAAAAATTAGTTTACAACCCCGTCAATTATTAAAACAAATTCCAGGAGTTGCTTTAAAAGAACCAATTGATGCTGCTTTATGTTGCGGAAGTGCAGGTGTTTATAATATGTTGCAGCCAGAAGTAGCTGATGAATTAGGACAACAAAAAGTTACCAATTTAGTTAATACTGGTGCAAATTTAATTGCTTCTGCTAACCCTGGATGTTCACTACAAATTATCAAGCATTTAAAAGTTCAAGGAAAAGAAATTAAATTAATGCATCCCATAGAATTATTAGATTACTCAATTCAAGGAATTGAATTAACAATCTAGTAGGAATAATTCATGAATTGGAGGGGTGCCTCAAATTCACTTCGAGGCTTTATACGCCCCGTTCCCTACTTATAATATTGATGATACGCTTTAGATATAAACAAAATAATCTGCTGTCAAATTTAATCCTGTCTTACCTTGTACGATAGTGATCAACTCATCAGTAGAATTTAAAATGTTATTGCCATTTGTATCTAAATAAATAGCAGTACCAGCTTTTCCTGAAACAGGCGATGCACCTAATATATAAAGATCAGCAGAACCGTTCAATTGAATTTGATCTTGACTAGAATTAAAATCGGTAATTAAAGCGTAGTTAGTTAGTCCCGCTTTTGAACTACTTTGATCGTTATAAAAAACTTCATCCTCGTTACTAAGAACAAAAGTATCAGCCCCGATTCCTCCCGTGAGAGTGTCAATCGAAGTTATTTGATTGGTTTGATCTACACCAGTTAAAGTATCATTACCATTGCCACCAATCAAGGTATCGCTATAAATACCACCTAATAAAACATCATCATACTTAGAACCAGTAAGGTTGAAAACTTCAATATTAGTAAAAGTAACACCGTTAGAACCACTGTAAATTACTCCCGAACCTTCAGAAGGAACTGAATTTGAAGAGTAATATATGCGTCCTCCAGAAGTAGCATAATTAAATACTAATTGATCCGTACCGCCACCACCATCGACTGTATCTTCTCCCAGTCCTGTTTTAATAATGTCATTGCCTGAACCAAGAATCAAATCGAGATTTTCAAAATTACTGGCAACGGTTTGATCGATTAAGTTAATTTTAGTTCCTGTATTATCAACAGTTGATCCTTTGGTAAATTGAGACAAATCGCGACGCAGAGTATCAACACCTGTCCCACCATCAAGAACATCAGCACCACTACCCCCGTCAATTAAATCATTGCCACTATTGCCACTAAGGGTGTCGTTATAATTACCACCTAATAAAACATCATCATACTTAGAACCAGTAAGGTTGAAAACTTCAATATTAGTAAAAGTAACACCGTTAGAACCACTGTAAATTACTCCCGAACCTTCAGAAGGAACTGAATTTGAAGAGTAATATATGCGTCCTCCAGAAGTAGCATAATTAAATACTAATTGATCCGTACCGCCACCACCATCAACTGTATCTTCTCCCAGTCCTGGATTAATAATATCGTTACCACTTGTACCATTTAAGGCATTATCTCCAGAAGTTCCATTAATAGTTGCCATGTTCTTTTCGTAAGATTCAAAGGTACAAAATTAATTCTATGACGGTTCAAAAGTTTATCTACCTTGAAACTAATATTTTTTAAAATTAGTAATAATTATTTGATTAGGATTGTTTTTGATCAAAATTGGATTTGTATCTGCTTTAAATTAATGTAAATATTACAATAAAATATTTTTTCTGATCACAAAAAAGGCACGTTATTTACGCACCTAAAATCAACATTTATTAGATTATTTATCTTTAAAACTGCTGTAAAAATCTTAAATCGCTGGCATAAAGACGGCGAATGTCATCAATTTGGTGTAGTACCATCGCAAATCTTTCTACACCTAAACCAGCAGCAAAACCCGTATAAATTTCTGGGTCATAACCTACCGCTTTCAAGACATTAGGATCGACCATGCCACAACCCATTACTTCCAACCACTTACCTTTCCACTGCACATCTACTTCAGCAGAAGGTTCGGTAAAAGGGAAGTAACTAGCACGAAATTGTACAGTAATATCATCACCAAAAATACGTCTTAAAAATTCTTTGATCGTACCTTTCAAATCAGTAAACTGTAATCCTTTGTCTACTGCTAAAATTTCAATTTGATGGAAAGTTGCCGAGTGAGTTGCATCTACTGTATCACGACGGTAACAGCGACCAGGGGCGACGATCCGAATAGGAGGTTCGCGGTTTTCCATATGGCGAATTTGGACGGAAGAAGTATGAGTACGTAACAGATGACCACCTGGAAGATAAAAAGTATCTTGCATATCTCTAGCTGGATGATCTGCTGGCGTATTAAGGGCTTCAAAATTATAATAATCGGTTTCGATGTGAGGACCGCTCGCTACTGTGTATCCCAAACCAACAAAAACATCGAGAATGCGATCAACCATACCATTAAGAGGATGAATATGACCAAGAGGACGACTAACTCCCGGCATAGTGACATCAAGAGTTTCTGCTTGTAATTGGGCTTCGATTTCAGCTTGTTGTAAAGTTTGTCTGCGACTGTCTAGCTGATTTTGAATTTTTTCTTTAACTTCGTTGGCTAATGTCCCAACAATAGGTCGTTCTTCAGGACTTAATTTGCCCATTCCTCTCAAAATTTGGGATAAGTCACCTTTCTTCCCCAAATATTTGACTCGGAGTTGTTCTAATTCTTCTAGATTAGTTAAAGCACCTATTAAATCTAATGCTTGTTGTTGTAATTCTTTTAATTGAGTCTCTAACTGATTGGGGGATGTACTCATGCTCGATCGCTTTTCTTTTCAGGATAACCAGCTAATTCATTAAACAATATTCTTAGGGTTTTAATCAAAGTTCTTCTCAGAAATACATTTGAAGATTAAGGAAAAGATATTTGATCGATAACCATTGATAAAATGATTTACTTCAAAATCGCGCTTTAGTAACCATAGAAATTGATTTAGCTTCTTCAATCCATTGTTTTACTTGTTCTAAGGAAGGAGATAATTCTTTGGATTGCATCGTAGCTATGTGTAATTTTACAATTTGACGGTGGAGACGAGGAAAAGATGTCTGACTTAGTTGTAAGACGGAAGCTATTCCAGAATGTAATAATAATCCACAGTATTGACAACCAACACTAGGAAGACGAGCTAAATCTGCTAAAGCAACCCATTTACTAATATATCTATTACTTAGTTTGAGTTGAGTAGCTAAAGTTTGTTGAGTTTGGGGGTTACTTGCGACCGCGAGTAATTGTTTGGTAGTGTTAATACCAAAAGCTTTGAGTAAATTTTGTTCTTCTGGTTTGATTCCAGGTAATTTATCGATAGACCAGTAGCAAAGTTGCATTGAATTAAAAGAAAAGATTTGATTAGAGCAAAACTGCAACATAAAAAAATCAACAATCTTGCTGATTTAAGTATTAAGTAATAGGTAATTACTAAAGCAAGCCTCAATGAGTTGAGAGAAAAATTAAATTTAGAATAATTGTTCCAAGTTTAAATTTTATTGCCATCAACTATTAACAAAAAATATTTACTCTGGATTCTTACAATTTAATTAAATAAAACTACTATTTTTTCTTTAGTTAGCGAATTTAGACAATGAACCTAGACACAACCAGAGAAATTGACAACTCTTTATCTACTACTTTACAACAGAGAAGACAAAAATTGGCTGAGTTAGTTGATACTCCAGTTATTTTATGGTCTGGGGAAAGTATCGGACGAAATTTTCCAGCCAATCGCTTTCCTTTCCGAGCTAGTAGTCATTTTCTTTATTTTGCGGGTTTACCTTTAGAAAAAGCTGCCATTAGATTAGAACAAGGCAAATTAAATTTATATCTTGATGATGCTCCACCTGAAGCTACTTTATGGCATGGTAAAACACCAACCAGAGAAGAAATTGCTGCCATGATTGGCGCAGATCGAGCTTATCCTTTAGTAGAGTTAGTTAATCACACTGCTAATGCTGCCACAATAGCCGTACAAAATTACCACACCTATCAACAGCAGTGTCAATTATTGAATCGAACTCTTACCCCTGCTAATGCACCAACAGGAATAGATTTAGATTTAACCAAAGCAATCATCACCTTAAGATTGTCTCACGATCGCTTTGCTTTAACGGAATTAACCAAAGCTGCCCAAGTTTCAATCAAGGCACACCAATCAGGTATGAAGGGGACTTCTCAAGCAACCACTGAAGCAGAAGTCAGAGGTGCAATGGAAGGAGTAATTATTGCTCATAATAT from Stanieria cyanosphaera PCC 7437 encodes:
- a CDS encoding calcium-binding protein — its product is MATINGTSGDNALNGTSGNDIINPGLGEDTVDGGGGTDQLVFNYATSGGRIYYSSNSVPSEGSGVIYSGSNGVTFTNIEVFNLTGSKYDDVLLGGNYNDTLSGNSGNDLIDGGSGADVLDGGTGVDTLRRDLSQFTKGSTVDNTGTKINLIDQTVASNFENLDLILGSGNDIIKTGLGEDTVDGGGGTDQLVFNYATSGGRIYYSSNSVPSEGSGVIYSGSNGVTFTNIEVFNLTGSKYDDVLLGGIYSDTLIGGNGNDTLTGVDQTNQITSIDTLTGGIGADTFVLSNEDEVFYNDQSSSKAGLTNYALITDFNSSQDQIQLNGSADLYILGASPVSGKAGTAIYLDTNGNNILNSTDELITIVQGKTGLNLTADYFVYI
- a CDS encoding (Fe-S)-binding protein, whose product is MTNNFDQKNPPKQELIDTCVHCGFCLSTCPSYRVIGKEMDSPRGRIYLMNAIAQGEAAIDDATSEHFDSCLGCLACVTTCPSGVQYDQLIAATRPQVERNQPRKLSDRLIRTLIFNLFPYPNRLRPFLPSLWFYQKLGLQKFVRQTKILNKISPRLAAMEAILPTITVDSLQDNVPEIIPSQGKQRYRVGMILGCVQRLFFNSVNQATIRVLSANSCEIIIPKTQGCCAALPAHQGQENQAKQLARQMIDSFADTKVDAIIINAAGCGHTLKEYGHILADDPEYKDKAQEFASKVKDVQEFLATVGLTAKLSPLTQEKLNIVYQDACHLLHGQKISLQPRQLLKQIPGVALKEPIDAALCCGSAGVYNMLQPEVADELGQQKVTNLVNTGANLIASANPGCSLQIIKHLKVQGKEIKLMHPIELLDYSIQGIELTI
- the pheS gene encoding phenylalanine--tRNA ligase subunit alpha yields the protein MSTSPNQLETQLKELQQQALDLIGALTNLEELEQLRVKYLGKKGDLSQILRGMGKLSPEERPIVGTLANEVKEKIQNQLDSRRQTLQQAEIEAQLQAETLDVTMPGVSRPLGHIHPLNGMVDRILDVFVGLGYTVASGPHIETDYYNFEALNTPADHPARDMQDTFYLPGGHLLRTHTSSVQIRHMENREPPIRIVAPGRCYRRDTVDATHSATFHQIEILAVDKGLQFTDLKGTIKEFLRRIFGDDITVQFRASYFPFTEPSAEVDVQWKGKWLEVMGCGMVDPNVLKAVGYDPEIYTGFAAGLGVERFAMVLHQIDDIRRLYASDLRFLQQF
- a CDS encoding DUF4332 domain-containing protein, which encodes MQLCYWSIDKLPGIKPEEQNLLKAFGINTTKQLLAVASNPQTQQTLATQLKLSNRYISKWVALADLARLPSVGCQYCGLLLHSGIASVLQLSQTSFPRLHRQIVKLHIATMQSKELSPSLEQVKQWIEEAKSISMVTKARF